The Streptomyces avermitilis MA-4680 = NBRC 14893 genome contains a region encoding:
- the argH gene encoding argininosuccinate lyase, whose amino-acid sequence MSSNSGDVRLWGGRFADGPAEALAKLSASVHFDWRLAPYDIAGSRAHARVLHKANLLTDDELDRMLAGLDRLEADVADGTFVGTIADEDVHTALERGLLERLGPDLGGKLRAGRSRNDQVATLFRMYLRDHARVIGGLLADLQDALIGLAEAHPDVAMPGRTHLQHAQPVLFAHHVLAHVQALSRDAERLRQWDERTAVSPYGSGALAGSSLGLDPESVAKDLGFEHGSVANSIDGTASRDFVAEFAFITAMIGVNLSRIAEEVIIWNTKEFSFVTLHDAFSTGSSIMPQKKNPDIAELARGKSGRLIGNLTGLMATLKALPLAYNRDLQEDKEPVFDSCDQLEVLLPAFTGMMATLTVHRERMEELAPAGFSLATDIAEWLVKQGVPFRVAHEVAGECVKVAEGEGIELDGLTDEQFAKISSHLTPEVRGVLNVPGALASRDGRGGTAPSAVAVQLAEVRTDVAAQHAWATAKQKN is encoded by the coding sequence GTGAGCAGCAACAGCGGTGACGTACGGCTCTGGGGCGGCCGTTTCGCCGACGGTCCCGCCGAGGCCCTGGCGAAGCTGTCCGCGTCCGTCCACTTCGACTGGCGGCTCGCGCCCTACGACATCGCAGGTTCGCGTGCCCACGCGCGCGTGCTGCACAAGGCGAACCTCCTCACGGACGACGAGCTGGACCGTATGCTCGCGGGCCTCGACCGGCTCGAAGCCGATGTCGCGGACGGCACCTTCGTGGGCACCATCGCCGACGAGGACGTCCACACCGCCCTGGAGCGCGGCCTGCTGGAGCGCCTCGGCCCCGACCTCGGCGGCAAGCTCCGCGCCGGCCGCTCCCGGAACGACCAGGTCGCGACCCTCTTCCGCATGTACCTGCGCGACCACGCCCGCGTCATCGGCGGCCTCCTCGCCGACCTCCAGGACGCGCTGATCGGACTGGCGGAGGCCCACCCGGACGTGGCGATGCCCGGCCGCACGCACCTCCAGCACGCCCAGCCGGTGCTCTTCGCCCACCACGTCCTCGCGCACGTCCAGGCGCTGTCCCGGGACGCCGAGCGGCTGCGCCAGTGGGACGAGCGCACGGCCGTGTCGCCGTACGGCTCGGGTGCCCTCGCCGGTTCCTCCCTCGGCCTCGACCCGGAGTCGGTCGCGAAGGACCTCGGCTTCGAGCACGGCTCGGTCGCCAACTCCATCGACGGCACGGCCTCCCGTGACTTCGTCGCCGAGTTCGCCTTCATCACCGCGATGATTGGGGTGAACCTCTCCCGGATCGCCGAGGAGGTCATCATCTGGAACACGAAGGAGTTCTCCTTCGTCACCCTCCACGACGCCTTCTCCACCGGCTCGTCGATCATGCCGCAGAAGAAGAACCCGGACATCGCCGAGCTGGCGCGCGGCAAGTCGGGCCGCCTGATCGGCAATCTGACCGGCCTGATGGCGACGCTCAAGGCCCTCCCGCTCGCGTACAACCGCGACCTCCAGGAGGACAAGGAGCCGGTCTTCGACTCCTGCGACCAGCTCGAAGTCCTGCTCCCCGCCTTCACCGGCATGATGGCGACGCTGACCGTCCACCGTGAGCGCATGGAGGAGCTGGCCCCGGCCGGGTTCTCGCTCGCCACCGACATCGCCGAGTGGCTGGTCAAGCAGGGCGTGCCGTTCCGGGTCGCGCACGAGGTCGCGGGCGAGTGCGTGAAGGTCGCCGAGGGCGAGGGCATCGAGCTGGACGGCCTCACCGACGAGCAGTTCGCGAAGATCTCGTCCCACCTCACCCCCGAGGTGCGCGGCGTCCTCAACGTCCCGGGCGCCCTGGCCTCCCGCGACGGCCGCGGCGGTACGGCACCCAGCGCGGTCGCCGTCCAGCTCGCCGAGGTCAGGACGGACGTGGCGGCACAGCACGCCTGGGCCACCGCGAAGCAGAAGAACTAG
- a CDS encoding aldo/keto reductase, whose translation MPFARLSAATTPTAHIGLGLAAVGRPGYINLGREDDLPAVRSVEALRARTHELLDAAYAQGVRYFDVARSYGRSEEFLADWLNARPGIDDIVVGSKWGYTYTADWTTDAEQHEVKDHSAATYERQRAETAGLLGERLDLYQIHSVTPDSPALTDKELHAELAEAAAEGLTVGFSTSGPAQADAIRAALAVTVDGAPLFRTVQSTYNVLETSAGPALAEAQDAGLTVIVKEGMANGRLAGGHAPGPVREIAEQAGLGADAVALAFVLRQPWAGVVLSGAATTNQLASNLHAAVVDLDDEQVARLDALAEDPRTYWERRGQLPWH comes from the coding sequence ATGCCCTTCGCCCGCCTGAGCGCAGCGACGACTCCCACCGCCCACATCGGCCTCGGCCTGGCCGCCGTCGGCCGCCCCGGCTACATCAACCTCGGCCGCGAGGACGACCTTCCCGCCGTACGCAGCGTCGAGGCCCTGCGCGCCCGCACCCACGAACTGCTCGACGCCGCCTATGCCCAGGGCGTCCGTTACTTCGACGTGGCGCGCTCCTACGGCCGCTCGGAGGAGTTCCTCGCGGACTGGCTGAACGCCCGGCCGGGCATCGACGACATCGTCGTCGGCAGCAAATGGGGCTACACCTACACGGCGGACTGGACCACGGACGCCGAGCAGCACGAGGTCAAGGACCACAGTGCCGCCACCTATGAACGGCAGCGCGCCGAGACCGCCGGGCTGCTCGGCGAGCGGCTCGACCTCTACCAGATCCACTCGGTGACCCCGGACAGTCCGGCCCTCACCGACAAGGAACTCCACGCCGAGCTGGCCGAGGCCGCGGCCGAGGGACTCACCGTCGGGTTCTCCACCAGCGGCCCCGCCCAGGCCGACGCCATCCGTGCCGCGCTCGCCGTGACGGTCGACGGCGCACCCCTCTTCCGCACCGTCCAGTCCACGTACAACGTCCTCGAGACCTCGGCCGGACCCGCGCTCGCCGAAGCCCAGGACGCCGGGCTCACGGTGATCGTGAAGGAGGGCATGGCCAACGGCCGTCTGGCGGGCGGGCACGCGCCCGGCCCGGTGCGGGAGATCGCCGAGCAGGCGGGCCTCGGCGCCGACGCCGTCGCCCTCGCGTTCGTCCTGCGGCAGCCCTGGGCCGGAGTCGTCCTCTCCGGTGCGGCCACCACCAACCAGCTCGCCTCGAACCTGCACGCGGCCGTCGTCGACCTCGACGACGAGCAGGTCGCCCGCCTCGACGCCCTCGCCGAGGACCCGCGCACGTACTGGGAGCGGCGCGGGCAGCTGCCCTGGCACTGA
- a CDS encoding TetR/AcrR family transcriptional regulator — MAVDREHVLRSAADLLTRKSTATMDEVAKAAGISRATLHRQFAGRDALVRALEELGIRECEAALDAARLEAGTANEAVRRLVSEIEPAARLLAFLYTENQLFEGDAQHEGWARLDARIAALFRRGQESGEFRIDLSPAWLTEALYGLMASGAWAVLDGRVAAKDFSYMTVELLLGGALRREES; from the coding sequence ATGGCTGTCGATCGCGAACACGTGCTGCGCAGCGCAGCGGACCTGCTCACCCGGAAGTCCACCGCCACCATGGACGAGGTCGCCAAGGCGGCCGGGATCAGCCGGGCCACGCTGCACCGCCAGTTCGCGGGGCGGGACGCCCTCGTCCGGGCGCTCGAAGAGCTGGGCATCCGGGAGTGCGAGGCGGCGCTGGACGCGGCCCGGCTGGAAGCGGGCACCGCGAACGAGGCCGTACGCCGGCTGGTGAGCGAGATCGAGCCCGCCGCCCGGCTGCTCGCCTTCCTCTACACCGAGAACCAGCTTTTCGAGGGCGACGCCCAGCACGAGGGCTGGGCCCGGCTGGACGCGCGCATCGCCGCGCTGTTCCGGCGCGGCCAGGAGAGCGGCGAGTTCCGCATCGACCTCAGCCCGGCCTGGCTCACCGAGGCGCTCTACGGCCTGATGGCCTCGGGCGCCTGGGCCGTGCTGGACGGCCGCGTGGCCGCCAAGGACTTTTCCTATATGACCGTCGAACTGCTGCTCGGCGGTGCGCTACGGAGAGAGGAATCATGA
- a CDS encoding MFS transporter — MTSTLRPASVAEVEQRPGRWLALSVLVLAVLLVAVDATVLGLATPYISEDLKPSGTQLLWIGDVYSFVIAGLLVSMGSLGDRIGRKKLLLIGSTAFGAISVLNAYATTPELMILARALLGVAGATLMPATLALIRNLFHDPRERSFAIGVWGATASAGTAVGPVVGGFLLGHFWWGSVFLINLPVMIVLVLVGIRLLPESRNPDPGPWDLSSVVLSLVGMIGIVYAVKEAASHGPSLDALAAGALGAAALFGFVRRQLVMPKPLLDMRLFRNRGFSAAVLADLLTVLGMSGLIFFLSQYLQLVQGRPPFEAGLAEVPAAVGAVAAGLAAGRAARRYSVRAVVSGGLAAVGLALAALTLLSESTGYPLLGTALLVVGVGAGFSFTVTADVILSSVPKDQAGAAAAVSETAYELGAALGIALLGSIVTGVYRDFHGPAGTPAQAHESLGGAVESTAGLPAHTAEAVLSSARAAFVDGLALAAGAGAAVLLATAVAAWFLLRGQKLEA; from the coding sequence ATGACCAGCACCCTGCGGCCGGCGTCCGTGGCGGAGGTGGAGCAGCGCCCGGGCCGGTGGCTCGCGCTCTCCGTCCTCGTCCTCGCCGTGCTGCTCGTGGCCGTCGACGCGACCGTCCTCGGCCTCGCGACCCCGTACATCAGCGAGGACCTGAAGCCCTCCGGCACCCAGCTCCTGTGGATCGGTGACGTCTACTCCTTCGTCATCGCCGGCCTGCTCGTCTCCATGGGCAGCCTCGGCGACCGCATCGGCCGCAAGAAGCTGCTGCTCATCGGCTCCACGGCGTTCGGCGCGATATCCGTGCTCAACGCCTATGCCACCACACCGGAGCTGATGATCCTGGCGCGGGCGCTGCTCGGCGTCGCGGGCGCGACCCTGATGCCCGCCACCCTCGCCCTCATCCGCAACCTCTTCCACGACCCGCGCGAACGCAGCTTCGCCATCGGCGTCTGGGGCGCGACCGCCTCCGCCGGCACCGCGGTCGGTCCGGTCGTCGGCGGTTTCCTGCTCGGGCACTTCTGGTGGGGCTCGGTCTTCCTGATCAACCTCCCCGTGATGATCGTCCTCGTCCTCGTCGGCATCAGACTCCTGCCCGAGTCGCGGAATCCGGATCCCGGACCCTGGGACCTGAGCAGTGTCGTCCTCTCGCTCGTCGGCATGATCGGCATCGTGTACGCGGTGAAGGAGGCCGCTTCGCACGGGCCTTCCCTGGACGCGCTGGCCGCCGGAGCGCTCGGCGCCGCCGCCCTCTTCGGCTTCGTACGACGCCAACTCGTCATGCCCAAGCCCCTGCTGGACATGCGGCTGTTCCGCAACCGCGGTTTCTCCGCGGCCGTGCTCGCCGATCTGCTGACCGTGCTCGGCATGTCCGGACTCATCTTCTTCCTGTCTCAGTACCTGCAACTCGTCCAGGGCAGGCCCCCGTTCGAGGCCGGCCTCGCCGAAGTCCCCGCCGCCGTCGGCGCGGTGGCGGCCGGCCTGGCCGCGGGGCGGGCCGCCCGCCGGTACTCGGTGCGGGCCGTGGTCTCGGGCGGTCTCGCCGCCGTCGGCCTGGCACTCGCCGCGCTCACCCTGCTGAGCGAGTCGACCGGCTACCCGCTGCTCGGGACCGCGCTGCTCGTGGTCGGCGTGGGCGCCGGCTTCTCGTTCACCGTGACCGCCGACGTGATCCTCTCCAGCGTGCCCAAGGACCAGGCGGGCGCCGCCGCCGCGGTCTCCGAGACGGCGTACGAACTCGGCGCCGCCCTCGGCATCGCACTGCTCGGCTCGATCGTCACCGGCGTCTACCGGGACTTCCACGGCCCGGCGGGCACCCCGGCACAGGCCCACGAATCCCTCGGTGGTGCCGTCGAGTCGACGGCGGGGCTGCCCGCGCACACCGCGGAGGCCGTGCTGTCCTCGGCCCGCGCCGCCTTCGTCGACGGGCTGGCGCTCGCGGCGGGCGCCGGCGCGGCGGTACTGCTCGCGACGGCGGTCGCGGCCTGGTTCCTGCTGCGCGGCCAGAAACTCGAGGCGTAG
- a CDS encoding lysophospholipid acyltransferase family protein, producing the protein MCNHPGGASIVLTCTYSYRSLTPEGPLSRFVLIKAVLGPIMRLMFRPRVEGAEHIPGEGPVILAGNHLTFIDSMIMPLFCDRQVFFIGKDEYVTGKGIKGRLMAWFFTGTGMIPVDRDGGRGGVAALMTGRRVLEEGKVFSIYPEGTRSPDGRLYRGRTGIARLTLMTGAPVVPFAMIGTDKLQPGGAGFPRPGRVTVRFGEAMEFSRYEGMDRDRYVLRAVTDSVMAEVMRLSGQEYVDMYATKAKAA; encoded by the coding sequence ATGTGCAATCACCCGGGGGGCGCGAGTATCGTCCTCACCTGCACATACTCATACCGTTCGTTGACACCGGAGGGCCCGTTGTCCCGCTTCGTGCTCATCAAGGCAGTGCTCGGACCGATCATGCGCCTGATGTTCCGCCCACGGGTGGAAGGTGCGGAGCACATCCCGGGCGAAGGTCCGGTCATCCTGGCCGGCAACCACCTCACGTTCATCGACTCGATGATCATGCCGCTCTTCTGCGACCGCCAGGTCTTCTTCATCGGCAAGGACGAGTACGTCACCGGCAAGGGCATCAAGGGTCGGCTGATGGCCTGGTTCTTCACCGGCACCGGGATGATCCCCGTCGACCGTGACGGCGGCCGCGGCGGTGTCGCGGCGCTGATGACCGGCCGCCGGGTGCTGGAGGAGGGCAAGGTCTTCAGCATCTACCCGGAGGGCACCCGCTCCCCCGACGGCCGGCTCTACCGCGGTCGTACCGGTATCGCCCGCCTCACCCTGATGACCGGCGCCCCGGTCGTCCCGTTCGCGATGATCGGCACCGACAAGCTCCAGCCGGGCGGCGCCGGTTTCCCGCGCCCCGGCCGGGTGACGGTCCGCTTCGGCGAGGCGATGGAGTTCTCCCGCTACGAGGGCATGGACCGCGACCGCTATGTGCTGCGCGCCGTGACCGACTCCGTGATGGCCGAGGTCATGCGCCTTTCGGGTCAGGAGTACGTGGACATGTACGCCACCAAGGCGAAGGCGGCGTAG